The following coding sequences lie in one Pseudarthrobacter phenanthrenivorans Sphe3 genomic window:
- a CDS encoding luciferase domain-containing protein has protein sequence MISVPGARALTLPEDAAQGPPEAFMIGTEFAHLHPAPDHSLHLVLPPDVASRVIETGWAEQHPIARRGLITSGAVMIYAPRDEEEAELVSQIVTAAFEYATNPPA, from the coding sequence ATGATCTCGGTCCCGGGAGCGCGCGCCCTGACCCTGCCGGAAGACGCCGCGCAGGGCCCGCCCGAGGCCTTCATGATCGGCACCGAGTTCGCTCACCTGCACCCCGCCCCGGACCACTCACTGCACCTGGTGCTGCCGCCCGACGTCGCCTCCCGCGTAATCGAGACAGGCTGGGCAGAGCAACACCCGATCGCCCGCCGCGGCCTGATCACCTCAGGCGCGGTGATGATCTACGCACCCCGCGACGAGGAGGAGGCCGAGCTGGTCTCCCAGATCGTGACCGCCGCCTTCGAGTACGCCACCAACCCCCCGGCCTGA
- a CDS encoding DoxX family protein, with the protein MDVLVLIGRILFALLFLGAGMGHFSQREMMTGYVASKGVPAAGLMVPFSGAVSILGGLMVAVGVWPDLGALLLVAFLVPTAVLMHGFWRETDPASKANEQTQFLKDLSLAGAALALFAFFASAGDELGLLVLGPVFTL; encoded by the coding sequence ATGGACGTTCTGGTCCTCATCGGCCGGATCCTTTTCGCGCTACTGTTCCTGGGCGCCGGGATGGGCCACTTCAGCCAGCGGGAGATGATGACCGGCTACGTGGCCAGCAAGGGTGTGCCGGCCGCCGGGTTGATGGTGCCCTTCTCTGGTGCGGTGAGCATCCTGGGCGGCCTCATGGTGGCCGTCGGGGTCTGGCCCGACCTCGGTGCCCTGCTGCTGGTCGCCTTCCTGGTGCCGACGGCGGTGCTGATGCACGGCTTCTGGCGCGAGACCGACCCGGCGAGCAAGGCCAACGAGCAGACCCAGTTCCTCAAGGACCTGTCCCTCGCGGGTGCCGCGCTCGCCCTGTTCGCGTTCTTCGCCTCCGCGGGCGACGAGCTCGGCCTGCTCGTGCTCGGCCCGGTGTTCACGCTGTGA
- a CDS encoding winged helix-turn-helix transcriptional regulator gives MDETQGYCSVFHRAVELIGRRWNGPIIRALLDGADRFGEIRSRIPGLTDRLLAQRLRELEREGVVERASSATTVHYTLTTKGHSLAPVIESIAQWAAAWEPPGSTSSAQGRSAADSRRR, from the coding sequence ATGGACGAGACACAGGGCTACTGTTCGGTCTTCCACCGCGCGGTCGAGCTGATCGGGCGGCGCTGGAACGGCCCGATCATCCGCGCACTCCTCGACGGAGCCGACCGCTTCGGCGAGATCCGCTCAAGAATCCCCGGGCTCACCGATCGGCTCCTCGCCCAGCGGCTCCGCGAGCTCGAGCGCGAGGGCGTGGTGGAACGCGCCTCCTCCGCCACCACCGTGCACTACACGCTGACGACCAAGGGCCACTCCCTGGCGCCGGTGATCGAGTCCATAGCCCAATGGGCTGCGGCGTGGGAACCTCCAGGATCGACCAGCTCGGCGCAGGGCCGCAGCGCCGCGGACTCGCGACGCCGGTAA